One genomic segment of Synechocystis sp. LKSZ1 includes these proteins:
- a CDS encoding serine/threonine-protein kinase, whose product MTPDSRHRRLLANRYQLVELVGSGAMGQVYRAEDKLLGGVTVAVKFLSQALLNQRMKERFEREATISALLGEKSIHIVRVRDYGLDEKEIPFYVMEFLQGESISDLIKYRPLPVDRFLRITRQICFGLECAHRGILYQGEICPIVHRDIKPSNILLVQDQALGELVKILDFGIAKLVQAEESQTQAFMGTLAYCSPEQMEGKELDNRSDIYSLGIMMYEMLTGDMPIFPENSSFGGWYEAHHHTKPKPMNPSYRIPPSLEALVMDCMAKSPKNRPQVVEEVIKSLEAIEIEISRPKVANRPSIPDPEDSQPTVVMKPRGPRPTSMATSRLLPAAEACRQMTWPKDKPVQKIVFPQIIRAEEGTLASLWVMLEQEDITARMTSIRYNQFLMTNSPHPMVLWITVLFHRQYGPRWLPCYIDLKTPAGQRIAMLLGQRGNYSILFFALERPEQCQQVLTATIAPNQSKLLQEWASNSQNVPAGKSQISKQLLKQEFEKLKPKIVAKLSQVKPSFNKEVSGF is encoded by the coding sequence ATGACCCCAGATTCTCGCCATCGCCGCTTACTCGCCAATCGCTACCAACTCGTCGAACTGGTGGGGAGTGGGGCCATGGGTCAGGTCTATCGGGCTGAAGATAAACTCCTAGGGGGGGTGACTGTCGCCGTTAAATTCTTGTCCCAGGCCCTGCTCAATCAACGCATGAAGGAACGCTTTGAGCGGGAAGCCACCATTTCGGCCCTCCTGGGAGAAAAAAGTATTCACATTGTCCGGGTCCGGGACTACGGGTTGGATGAGAAAGAAATTCCCTTTTACGTTATGGAATTTCTCCAGGGCGAAAGCATTAGTGACCTGATCAAGTACCGCCCCTTGCCTGTTGATCGGTTTTTGCGCATTACCCGGCAAATTTGTTTTGGTTTGGAATGTGCCCACAGAGGCATTTTGTATCAGGGGGAAATTTGTCCCATTGTCCATCGGGATATTAAACCCAGCAATATTTTATTGGTACAAGACCAGGCTCTGGGGGAACTGGTTAAAATCTTAGATTTTGGTATTGCCAAGCTGGTACAAGCGGAGGAATCCCAGACCCAGGCCTTTATGGGAACTCTTGCCTACTGCTCCCCAGAACAAATGGAGGGTAAGGAGTTGGATAATCGCTCAGACATCTACAGTTTGGGCATTATGATGTACGAAATGCTGACTGGAGATATGCCAATTTTCCCGGAAAACTCTTCCTTTGGGGGCTGGTATGAGGCCCACCATCACACCAAGCCTAAACCAATGAACCCCAGCTATCGGATTCCTCCTTCCCTAGAGGCCCTGGTGATGGACTGCATGGCCAAATCGCCTAAAAATCGGCCCCAGGTGGTAGAGGAAGTGATTAAATCCCTGGAAGCCATTGAAATCGAAATTTCCCGTCCCAAGGTCGCTAACCGTCCCTCGATTCCTGACCCGGAGGATTCCCAGCCGACCGTCGTTATGAAACCCCGTGGCCCGCGGCCGACCTCCATGGCGACCAGTCGGCTACTACCAGCGGCAGAGGCCTGTCGGCAGATGACCTGGCCAAAGGATAAACCCGTCCAGAAAATTGTGTTTCCCCAAATTATTCGGGCGGAGGAGGGGACTCTGGCTAGCTTGTGGGTGATGTTGGAGCAGGAAGATATTACTGCTCGAATGACGAGTATCCGCTACAACCAATTCCTGATGACCAATTCTCCCCATCCCATGGTGTTGTGGATTACGGTACTCTTTCACCGTCAGTATGGCCCTCGTTGGCTTCCCTGTTACATCGATCTGAAGACCCCAGCCGGTCAACGCATCGCTATGTTGTTGGGACAGAGAGGCAACTATTCCATTCTCTTCTTTGCCCTAGAGCGTCCAGAACAATGCCAGCAAGTGCTAACGGCAACCATTGCCCCCAATCAAAGCAAACTTTTACAGGAATGGGCCAGCAATAGTCAGAATGTTCCCGCGGGTAAATCTCAGATATCCAAACAACTCCTCAAGCAAGAGTTTGAAAAACTAAAGCCCAAGATTGTGGCCAAGTTATCCCAAGTCAAGCCCTCTTTTAATAAAGAGGTTTCGGGATTTTAG
- a CDS encoding anhydro-N-acetylmuramic acid kinase — translation MAYCIGLMSGTSVDGIDAALVEISGSRLDLRVELLQGATYPYSPALRRQILAVCAGQTLTMAEWADLDEAIAIAFAQAAQNIQTGYPHADLIGSHGQTVFHRPPQGQRLGYSCQLGRGEVIAQLTAIPTVSHFRQADLAAGGQGAPLVSKIDACLLGHDTEHRCIQNIGGIGNVTYLPPRQTPDWEDKIRGWDTGPGNVLIDLAVQRFSQGQQTYDHQGQWAAQGQPYQPLVDQWLRQDFFQQPPPKSTGRELFGPDYLQQCWQDAQAYTLGEADFLATLTELTARSIVENYRAFLPCLPDTLLLCGGGSHNLYLQQRLAQHLGPQTRLATTTENGLASDYKEAIAFAILAYWRFYNSFPGNLPQVTGAQQPCLLGEIHPKIG, via the coding sequence ATGGCATATTGTATTGGCTTGATGAGCGGGACATCGGTGGATGGTATCGATGCAGCTTTAGTGGAAATCTCCGGTTCCCGTCTAGACCTCCGAGTAGAACTCCTCCAAGGGGCGACCTATCCCTATTCTCCGGCCCTACGACGACAAATTTTAGCGGTCTGCGCTGGCCAGACCTTGACCATGGCCGAATGGGCCGATCTGGATGAGGCCATTGCCATCGCCTTTGCCCAGGCCGCCCAAAATATCCAAACCGGCTATCCCCATGCTGACCTGATTGGTTCCCATGGCCAGACAGTTTTCCACCGCCCGCCCCAGGGTCAACGCTTGGGCTATAGTTGCCAACTGGGACGAGGAGAAGTAATTGCCCAGCTTACGGCTATCCCAACGGTCAGCCATTTTCGCCAGGCCGACTTGGCTGCCGGAGGCCAGGGTGCGCCTCTGGTCTCCAAGATTGATGCCTGCCTGCTGGGCCATGACACAGAACACCGCTGTATTCAGAATATTGGTGGCATTGGCAATGTCACGTATCTTCCCCCTCGTCAGACCCCTGACTGGGAAGACAAAATCCGAGGCTGGGATACGGGGCCCGGCAATGTCTTAATCGATCTGGCGGTACAAAGGTTCAGCCAAGGACAACAAACCTACGATCATCAAGGCCAGTGGGCAGCCCAGGGCCAACCCTATCAACCCCTCGTTGACCAGTGGCTTCGTCAGGATTTTTTCCAGCAACCGCCGCCTAAGTCCACCGGCCGGGAATTATTTGGGCCGGATTATCTCCAACAATGCTGGCAAGATGCCCAGGCCTATACTCTCGGGGAAGCCGACTTTTTAGCGACTCTGACAGAATTAACCGCTCGCTCCATTGTGGAAAACTATCGGGCCTTTTTACCCTGTCTTCCCGATACCCTCCTCCTCTGCGGTGGCGGTAGCCATAATCTGTACCTCCAGCAACGGCTAGCCCAACACCTCGGGCCTCAAACCCGCCTAGCCACAACAACAGAGAACGGCCTGGCCAGCGACTACAAAGAAGCCATCGCCTTCGCTATTCTGGCTTACTGGCGATTCTATAATTCATTTCCCGGTAATTTACCCCAGGTGACTGGCGCTCAACAGCCCTGTTTGCTCGGGGAGATTCATCCTAAAATAGGGTAG
- a CDS encoding YggT family protein: MTFVNLMSQALGIILALMTVLFIFRIILTWYPQVEMARMPWRLVALPTEPLLVPLRQLIPPLGGVDITPVLWVGICTFLREILIGQQGILTMASYLH, from the coding sequence ATGACCTTTGTTAATCTAATGAGTCAGGCCCTAGGCATTATTCTGGCCTTGATGACGGTTCTTTTTATTTTTCGGATTATTCTAACCTGGTATCCCCAAGTCGAGATGGCTAGAATGCCTTGGCGTTTGGTAGCTCTGCCGACAGAGCCGTTACTCGTCCCCCTGCGACAACTGATTCCTCCCTTGGGAGGGGTTGATATTACCCCCGTGCTTTGGGTAGGGATTTGTACCTTCTTGCGGGAAATCTTGATCGGCCAGCAGGGCATTTTAACCATGGCCTCCTACCTTCATTAA
- a CDS encoding universal stress protein codes for MVYSKILAALDQSALRGDVFEQALAMAKLNQGQLMLFHCIPLEQTVLTPYPSIYSEEMANFSRVIHERLQQQTEETQQWLADYGSRAEQQGIRTEWDWKIGEPSRHICDLAKTWEADLIVLGRRGLQGLAEIFLGSVSNYVVHHARCSVLLVQQPKPE; via the coding sequence ATGGTTTACTCAAAAATTCTTGCTGCCCTTGACCAGTCTGCCCTGAGGGGTGATGTGTTTGAACAGGCCTTGGCTATGGCAAAACTCAATCAGGGCCAATTAATGCTCTTTCACTGTATTCCTCTAGAACAGACCGTTTTGACGCCCTATCCCAGCATCTACAGTGAAGAAATGGCCAATTTTTCTCGGGTCATTCACGAGCGCCTGCAACAGCAGACAGAGGAAACTCAGCAATGGCTAGCTGATTACGGGTCTAGGGCTGAACAGCAGGGCATCCGCACAGAATGGGATTGGAAAATCGGGGAACCGAGTCGTCATATCTGTGATCTAGCCAAAACCTGGGAGGCCGACCTGATTGTGCTGGGGCGACGGGGCCTCCAAGGCCTAGCAGAAATATTTTTAGGTAGTGTCAGCAACTATGTCGTTCACCACGCCCGGTGCTCAGTGTTATTAGTGCAACAGCCTAAGCCGGAGTGA
- the lpdA gene encoding dihydrolipoyl dehydrogenase: protein MSQDFDYDLIIIGAGVGGHGAALHAVKCGLKTAIIEAKEMGGTCVNRGCIPSKALLAASGRVRELQDSEHLQHLGIQVGGVAFQREAIAAHATDLVHKIREDLTNSLTRLKVDTLRGWGKVVGPQKVSVIGDSGEKTYTTRDILLCPGSVPFVPPGIEIDHKTVFTSDEAIQLEQLPPWIAIIGSGYIGLEFSDVYTALGCEVTMIEALDTLMPGFDPDIAKIAERVLIKPRNIETYVGTLAKSVKPGHPVVIELADAKTKEVVETLEVDACLVATGRIPATKNLGLESVGVEVDRRGFIAVNDQMAVLKDGEPVPHLWAVGDATGKMMLAHAASGQGVVAVENICGRAKTIDYRAIPAAAFTHPEISYVGLTEAQAQALGETEGFTIATAKTYYKGNSKALAEKETEGLAKIIYRQDTGELLGVHIIGIHASDLIQEAANAIGERRSVRELAFNIHAHPTLSEILDEAYKRAS, encoded by the coding sequence ATGAGTCAGGATTTTGATTACGATTTGATCATTATTGGCGCGGGTGTTGGGGGCCATGGTGCGGCGCTCCATGCTGTCAAATGCGGCCTAAAAACAGCCATCATCGAAGCCAAGGAGATGGGGGGAACCTGTGTTAACCGGGGTTGCATTCCCTCCAAGGCCCTGCTGGCGGCCTCGGGCCGAGTGAGAGAACTGCAAGATAGCGAGCATCTACAACACTTGGGAATTCAGGTAGGAGGCGTGGCGTTCCAGCGGGAGGCCATTGCTGCCCATGCGACGGATCTAGTCCACAAAATTCGAGAAGACCTCACCAATAGCTTGACTCGCCTCAAAGTAGACACCCTGCGGGGTTGGGGCAAGGTAGTCGGGCCCCAAAAAGTCAGTGTGATCGGAGACAGCGGTGAAAAGACCTACACCACTCGAGATATTTTGCTCTGTCCGGGGTCAGTGCCCTTTGTTCCTCCCGGGATTGAAATCGATCATAAAACGGTCTTCACCAGTGATGAGGCCATTCAACTCGAACAGCTTCCTCCCTGGATTGCCATCATTGGCAGTGGCTACATTGGGCTGGAATTTTCCGATGTCTACACCGCCCTGGGCTGTGAAGTCACTATGATTGAGGCCCTGGATACCTTGATGCCCGGTTTTGACCCTGATATTGCCAAGATTGCGGAACGGGTACTGATCAAACCCCGCAATATTGAAACCTATGTAGGAACCTTGGCGAAAAGCGTGAAGCCGGGTCATCCCGTCGTGATTGAGTTGGCCGATGCCAAAACTAAAGAAGTAGTAGAAACCCTAGAAGTGGATGCCTGTCTTGTCGCAACGGGCCGAATTCCTGCCACTAAAAACCTGGGACTAGAATCTGTGGGCGTCGAAGTGGATCGTCGGGGTTTTATTGCGGTCAATGACCAGATGGCCGTCCTCAAGGACGGAGAACCGGTGCCCCATCTGTGGGCTGTTGGCGATGCCACGGGCAAAATGATGCTGGCTCACGCAGCCTCTGGGCAGGGAGTGGTCGCGGTTGAAAATATCTGTGGCCGGGCCAAAACCATCGATTACCGGGCCATTCCCGCTGCTGCCTTTACCCACCCGGAAATTAGCTATGTGGGTCTAACGGAGGCTCAAGCCCAGGCCCTGGGTGAAACAGAAGGCTTCACCATTGCCACGGCCAAAACCTACTACAAAGGCAATTCCAAGGCCCTGGCAGAAAAGGAAACCGAAGGCCTAGCCAAAATTATCTATCGTCAGGATACTGGAGAACTGTTGGGGGTTCATATCATTGGGATTCATGCTTCGGATCTAATCCAAGAAGCAGCCAATGCCATCGGAGAACGCCGTTCCGTCCGGGAACTGGCCTTCAATATCCATGCCCATCCAACCCTGTCAGAAATTCTTGATGAAGCCTACAAGCGGGCCAGCTAG
- a CDS encoding YqhA family protein, translating into MLLIKSLLCQSKYLILLSVFFILLTSFAAFIYASVLAGHLLWELLTHNWFVEKIEFQFVEVIERFLTAITLLILAMGLYELFIQPLKIASPLRVHSFHELKSNLGNVILLNMVVIFFGDLAEDQDALALLWKAVAITLISGILILFSQKSSAHALPTDPKPE; encoded by the coding sequence ATGTTGTTGATAAAATCGCTGTTGTGTCAGAGTAAATATCTTATTTTGTTATCGGTTTTCTTCATTTTACTGACCTCCTTTGCGGCTTTTATCTATGCCTCTGTCCTCGCAGGCCATTTGCTGTGGGAACTCCTGACCCACAATTGGTTTGTTGAGAAGATTGAATTTCAGTTTGTTGAAGTCATTGAGCGATTTTTAACTGCCATTACTCTCCTGATTTTGGCTATGGGCCTTTACGAATTGTTTATCCAGCCCTTGAAAATTGCTAGTCCCCTCCGGGTTCATAGTTTTCATGAACTAAAGTCTAACCTGGGTAATGTTATCCTGTTAAATATGGTTGTGATCTTCTTTGGCGATCTGGCCGAAGATCAGGACGCCCTGGCCCTACTCTGGAAAGCTGTGGCCATCACCTTAATCTCCGGGATCTTGATTCTTTTTTCCCAAAAATCCTCCGCCCATGCCTTGCCGACTGACCCCAAGCCTGAGTGA
- a CDS encoding peroxiredoxin, protein MTECLRVGMLAPDFTATAVIDQQFQTLKLSDYRGRYVILFFYPLDFTFVCPTEIIAFSNRHDQFKALDTEILGVSVDSEFSHLAWIQTERKQGGLGDIAYPLVADLKKEISTAYNVLDPEAGIALRGLFIIDRDGIIQHATINNLSFGRSVDETLRTLKAIQHVQSHPNEVCPVGWQEGEQTMTPDPIKAKAYFAALEAS, encoded by the coding sequence ATGACAGAGTGTTTGCGCGTGGGTATGCTTGCCCCGGACTTTACAGCAACGGCGGTTATTGACCAACAATTCCAAACCCTGAAGTTGTCGGACTATCGGGGTAGATACGTTATTTTGTTTTTCTATCCCCTCGATTTTACGTTTGTTTGTCCCACGGAAATTATTGCTTTTAGTAATCGGCATGATCAATTTAAGGCCCTGGACACTGAAATTTTAGGGGTTTCTGTGGACAGCGAATTTTCCCATTTGGCCTGGATTCAAACCGAGCGCAAGCAAGGGGGTCTGGGGGATATTGCCTATCCACTCGTAGCCGACCTCAAAAAAGAAATCAGTACGGCTTATAATGTCCTTGACCCAGAGGCTGGTATTGCCCTAAGGGGCCTGTTCATTATTGACCGGGACGGCATTATCCAGCATGCCACCATCAATAATCTTTCCTTTGGCCGCAGTGTGGACGAAACTCTGAGAACCCTGAAGGCTATTCAGCACGTCCAGTCCCATCCCAATGAAGTGTGTCCCGTTGGCTGGCAGGAGGGAGAGCAAACCATGACTCCAGACCCCATTAAGGCCAAAGCCTATTTTGCAGCGCTAGAGGCCTCCTAG
- a CDS encoding ion channel: protein MKVPSLPRLPKRFSPLTASPKSKARQVKTLRTAIQRSQRPGLQFIVHLDLYHWLFALSWRHFLLLVTAFYFGLNLLFAIVFWYLGGGIGNAEAGSFKDAFFFSIQTFSTVGYGSMYPQSLAVHILVTIEIFVGLLCLAVLTGLMFARFSRPTAKILFSQVAVICPFEGIPTLMFRAANQRNNRILEAQVRVSLTRDEMTQEGYLLRRFYDLDLVRSQTPIFGLSWLIMHPITPTSPLYGQTIETLTEVGVELWVSLTGLDETFSQTIHSRYAYAIPELRWHHRFVDIFYQTPDGRWCLELGRFHDTVSLRVPPPPTAGETLLMVD, encoded by the coding sequence ATGAAAGTTCCTTCCCTCCCCCGGCTCCCTAAGCGGTTTTCCCCCCTGACCGCCTCCCCCAAATCCAAAGCTCGACAAGTCAAAACCCTCCGCACTGCTATCCAGAGAAGTCAGCGCCCAGGACTCCAGTTCATCGTCCACCTAGATCTCTACCATTGGCTATTTGCCCTGTCCTGGCGTCATTTTTTACTTCTAGTGACGGCCTTTTATTTTGGGCTTAATCTGCTGTTCGCCATCGTTTTTTGGTACTTGGGGGGCGGCATTGGCAATGCCGAGGCCGGTTCCTTTAAGGATGCCTTTTTCTTTAGTATTCAAACCTTCTCTACCGTGGGCTACGGATCTATGTATCCCCAAAGTTTGGCAGTGCACATTCTGGTTACCATTGAAATCTTTGTGGGCCTGCTTTGTCTGGCGGTGTTGACCGGCCTGATGTTTGCCCGTTTTTCTCGGCCCACTGCCAAGATCCTATTTAGCCAAGTCGCTGTTATTTGTCCCTTTGAAGGGATTCCTACCTTGATGTTTCGGGCAGCCAACCAGCGGAATAATCGCATTCTAGAGGCTCAGGTGCGGGTCAGCCTGACGCGAGATGAGATGACACAGGAAGGTTATCTCCTCCGACGTTTCTACGACCTAGACTTGGTGCGTTCCCAGACGCCGATTTTCGGGTTAAGTTGGTTAATCATGCACCCAATTACCCCGACCAGTCCGTTGTACGGACAAACTATAGAAACCCTAACAGAGGTCGGTGTTGAATTATGGGTGAGTTTAACTGGCCTCGATGAAACCTTTTCCCAGACAATTCACAGTCGTTATGCCTACGCTATACCAGAACTACGCTGGCACCATCGCTTTGTCGATATTTTTTATCAAACTCCCGACGGCCGGTGGTGCTTAGAGCTGGGACGCTTTCACGATACCGTTTCATTGCGGGTTCCCCCGCCTCCTACAGCAGGGGAAACGCTATTAATGGTGGATTAA